One genomic region from Bubalus bubalis isolate 160015118507 breed Murrah chromosome 24, NDDB_SH_1, whole genome shotgun sequence encodes:
- the NPW gene encoding neuropeptide W — translation MVRDPARSRPARHRTARPGSRRARLFRGRRHRPAQQRARPAEVRARLPPLRGAHVLRRGLGSSSPFIPPPPFREPGRYRGGEQGRGRRAVIAGPAGPNSPPAAPALRLLHAARTDPTEPVPGPRLRADVDVSTLARGTGVRGPGPGATASRRLLALLWLLLLPPSAGAWYKHVASPRYHTVGRAAGLLMGLRRSPYMWRRAAGPFTWDTLGLGALPQGPSARSTLSPGPAALDALLLPSGAQRLWEARRRSSGAGLQVSAPRNLRAPESARQPEWRPGAYSWILAEQARAFGESPAQPRSAQGTAFASPRLAPKPS, via the exons aTGGTCCGGGATCCGGCCCGTTCCCGGCCGGCGCGGCACCGCACCGCACGGCCTGGCTCCCGGCGGGCCCGCCTCTTCCGGGGGCGACGTCACCGCCCCGCCCAGCAACGGGCCCGCCCGGCGGAAGTGCGTGCGCGACTTCCGCCTCTGCGAG GAGCCCACGTCCTGCGGCGCGGCCTGGGCTCCTCTTCTCCCTTCATCCCGCCCCCACCCTTTAGGGAGCCAGGCAGGTACCGCGGGGGCGAGCAGGGGCGGGGCCGCCGAGCAGTTATAGCCGGACCCGCGGGGCCCAACTCCCCGCCTGCAGCTCCCGCACTCCGGCTTCTCCACGCGGCGCGCACAGACCCGACGGAGCCAGTGCCTGGTCCGCGCCTCCGGGCGGACGTCGACGTGAGCACCCTGGCGCGGGGCACAGGGGTGCGGGGCCCGGGGCCGGGGGCCACCGCCAGCCGCCGGCTGCTCGccctgctgtggctgctgctgctaccgccGTCCGCCGGCGCCTGGTACAAGCACGTGGCGAGCCCCCGCTACCACACTGTGGGCCGCGCGGCCGGCCTGCTCATGGGGCTGCGCCGCTCGCCCTACATGTGGCGCCGCGCGGCCGGGCCCTTCACCTGGGACACCTTGGGCCTGGGCGCGCTGCCCCAGGGGCCCTCTGCCAGAAGCACCCTCTCTCCGGGGCCCGCGGCCCTCGATGCTCTGCTGCTTCCCTCCGGAGCTCAGAGACTGTGGGAGGCGCGACGCAGAAGCTCCGGGGCCGGGCTCCAGGTCAGTGCGCCTCGCAACCTGCGCGCCCCGGAGTCCGCGCGCCAACCCGAGTGGCGGCCGGGCGCCTACTCCTGGATCTTGGCGGAGCAG
- the ZNF598 gene encoding E3 ubiquitin-protein ligase ZNF598, with protein MAAAAAAGPEGRLASQEAAAAAPERGGGSCVLCCGDLEATALGRCDHPVCYRCSTKMRVLCEQRYCAVCREELRQVVFGKTLPAFATIPLHQLQHEKKYDIYFMDGRVFALYRQLLQHECPRCPERPPFSLFGDLEQHMRKQHELFCCKLCLRHLQIFTHERKWYSRKDLARHRMQGDPDDTSHRGHPLCKFCDERYLDNDELLKHLRRDHYFCHFCDADGAQDYYSDYAYLREHFREKHFLCEEGRCSTEQFTHAFRTEIDLKAHKTACHSRSRAEARQNRQIDLQFSYAPRHSRRSEGVIGGEDYEELDRYNRQGRTGRASGRGAQQSRRGSWRYKREEEDREVAAAIRASVATQQQQQQETRRTEDREEGGRPKKEEAGLRGPEEARGPRRPARTPGEGPGPKEASANGPVSQEAFSTTGPAAGATLPNTLPPPTSKLKDEDFPSLCASASSSSSVAATPGPVGLALAYPVPARGRTTFQEEDFPALVSSASKPSSTPTSLISAWNSGASKKVAHPAPGSQSTSGGSQPPRKSGKGGKGGKKGGPPPAEEVEEDGRAGLTAQELRSVPTTVAVSSLLAGAATQTFTKVGKKKKVGSEKSGAASPPPPDKEGPPGAELAPTAPPGRAEGPAAVIVNGHSEGPAPVRSTPKEPPGLPRPLGPPPCPTPQEDFPALCGPCPPRMPPPPGFNAVVLLKGTPPPPGLAPPVSKPPPGFSGLPSSPHPACVPSTTTTTKAPRPTPVPRAYLVPENFRERNLQLIQSIRDFLQSDDARFSKFKSYSGEFRQGAISAAQYYKSCRDLLGENFEKIFNELLVLLPDTAKQQELLLAHTDFRGREKPPSTKAKKNRKSAWQASTRQVGLDCCVCPTCQQVLAHGDVGSHQALHAARDDDFPSLQALARILT; from the exons AtggcggcggctgcggcggcgggCCCGGAGGGGCGGCTTGCGTCccaggaggcggcggcggcggcacccGAGCGGGGCGGCGGGAGTTGCGTACTGTGCTGCGGGGACCTGGAGGCCACAGCGCTGGGCCGCTGCGACCACCCGGTGTGCTACCGCTGCTCCACCAAGATGCGGGTGCTGTGCGAGCAGCGGTACTGCGCCGTGTGCCGCGAGGAGCTGCGCCAG GTGGTCTTCGGGAAGACTCTCCCTGCCTTTGCCACCATTCCTCTACACCAGCTGCAGCACGAGAAGAAATATGACATCTACTTCATGGACGGGAGAGTGTTTGCCCTCTACAG GCAGCTGCTGCAGCACGAGTGCCCCCGCTGTCCTGAGCGGCCGCCCTTCAGCCTCTTTGGGGACCTGGAGCAGCACATGCGGAAGCAGCACGAGCTGTTCTGCTGCAAGCTGTGCCTCAGGCACCTGCAG ATCTTCACGCATGAGCGGAAGTGGTACTCGCGCAAGGACCTGGCTCGGCACCGCATGCAGGGGGACCCCGACGACACCTCACACCGCGGACACCCCCTCTGCAAGTTCTGTGACGAGCGCTACCTGGACAACGACGAGCTGCTCAAGCACCTGCGTCGTGACCACTACTTCTGCCACTTCTGCGACGCGGATGGGGCCCAGGACTACTACAG TGACTATGCGTATCTGCGTGAGCACTTCCGCGAGAAGCACTTCCTGTGCGAGGAGGGCCGCTGCAGCACCGAGCAGTTCACGCACGCCTTCCGCACGGAGATCGACCTGAAGGCCCACAAGACGGCCTGCCACAGCCGCAGCCGCGCCGAGGCCCGCCAGAACCGCCAGATCGACCTGCAGTTCAGCTATGCACCGCGGCACTCGCGCCGGAGCGAGG GGGTCATCGGCGGTGAGGACTACGAGGAGCTGGACAGGTACAACCGCCAGGGCCGCACAGGCCGGGCCAGTGGCCGCGGAGCCCAGCAGAGCCGCCGAGGAAGCTGGAGGTACAAGAG GGAAGAAGAGGACCGAGAAGTGGCAGCTGCCATCCGGGCCTCGGTGGccacccagcagcagcagcagcaggagacgcGCAGGACTGAGGACCGGGAAGAGGGTGGCAGGCCCAAGAAGGAGGAGGCGGGGCTGCGGGGTCCTGAGGAGGCCCGCGGCCCCCGGCGCCCAGCCCGGACTCCGGGCGAGGGCCCAG GTCCCAAGGAAGCCTCCGCCAACGGTCCTGTGAGCCAGGAGGCCTTTTCCACCACTGGCCCAGCTGCAGGAGCCACACTCCCAAA CACTCTCCCGCCCCCCACTTCGAAGCTCAAGGATGAAGACTTCCCCAGTCTCTGTGCCTCCGCTTCGTCCTCGAGCTCCGTGGCAGCCACCCCAGGCCCTGTGGGGCTGGCGCTGGCTTACCCTGTGCCCGCCAGGGGCAGGACCACCTTTCAGGAGGAAGACTTCCCTGCCCTGGTGTCCTCTGCCTCCAAGCCTAGCAGTACCCCCACCAGCCTCATCTCTGCCTGGAACAGTGGGGCCAGCAAAAAGGTGGCGCATCCTGCCCCGGGGTCCCAGTCTACCAGCGGGGGTAGCCAGCCCCCCAGGAAGTCTGGCAAGGGGGGAAAGGGGGGCAAAAAGGGTGGGCCGCCGCCCgcagaggaggtggaggaggatggCCGTGCGGGCCTCACGGCCCAGGAGCTGCGGAGCGTGCCCACGACGGTCGCCGTCTCCTCCCTGCTGGCCGGGGCCGCCACCCAGACCTTCACCAAGGTTGGCAAGAAGAAGAAGGTGGGCTCCGAGAAGTCAGGTGCCGCGTCGCCCCCGCCCCCTGACAAAGAGGGGCCCCCTGGGGCCGAGCTGGCCCCCACGGCACCCCCTGGCAGAGCTGAGGGGCCCGCCGCCGTCATCGTCAATGGACACTCAGAGGGGCCGGCCCCGGTTCGGAGCACCCCCAAGGAACCCCCTGGGCTCCCAAGGCCCCTGGGGCCACCCCCCTGCCCCACGCCCCAGGAAGACTTCCCGGCGCTCTGTGGCCCCTGCCCACCCAggatgcccccacccccag GCTTCAATGCTGTGGTGCTCCTAAAGGGCACCCCGCCTCCGCCGGGCCTGGCACCCCCCGTCAGCAAGCCACCCCCCGGCTTCTCCGGCCTTCCATCTAGCCCCCACCCggcctgtgtccccagcactacGACCACCACGAAAGC ACCCAGGCCAACGCCTGTGCCCCGGGCCTACTTGGTCCCTGAGAACTTCCGAGAGAGGAACCTGCAGCTCATCCAGTCCATCAGGGACTTCCTGCAGAGCGATGACGCCCGCTTCAGCAAGTTCAAGAGCTACTCGGGGGAGTTCAGACAG GGCGCGATCTCTGCAGCCCAGTATTATAAGAGTTGCCGGGACCTGCTGGGGGAGAACTTCGAGAAGATCTTCAACgagctgctggtgctgctgcctGATACGGCCAAGCAGCAGGAGCTGCTGTTGGCCCACACGGACTTCCGGGGCCGCGAGAAGCCTCCCAGCACGAAGGCCAAGAAGAACAGGAAGAGCGCGTGGCAGGCCAGCACCCGGCAGGTGGGCCTGGACTGCTGCGTGTGCCCCACTTGCCAGCAGGTGCTGGCGCACGGCGATGTGGGCAGCCACCAGGCGCTGCACGCCGCCCGGGACGATGACTTCCCCTCCCTGCAGGCCCTCGCCAGGATCCTCACATAG